GGGGTCGAAGATTTTCGGCTGAATTTCGTGGGCAATTCCAGGGCCATTGTCTGCGATCGCAATCCTCACAAAATCTTCCCCCGTTTCCCCATCACTCACCAACTCTGTACGCAACTTGATAATTTTTTCTTTAGAGGACCACCTGCTGATCGCTTCTATAGCGTTCATCAAGATACTCATAAATACCTGATTGAGTGGCTTTGGGTAACACTCCACGGGGGGTAAGTCGCCATAATGCCGCACCACCTCAATTTCATCGCCCAGGTAACTGTACAGAATTGAGAGGGTACTTTCTAACGCCTCGTGGATATCTATCGATTTCTGGGACGCTTGATTGAGGCGAGAAAAGTGCTGCAATGAGTTAACAATCTCGCGAATCCGCTCAGCACCTACCTGCATCGATTTTAAAATCTTGGGTAAATCTCTGAGTAAAAAATCTAGCTCCACTTGCTCAGTCAGCTTTTGTAATTCCGCATTTCGGTTCGGATACTGAGTTTGATAGCCCTGCACTAACCGGATCAGGTCATGGATATAATTTTCTACATAAGGAATATTGCCGTAGATAAAGTTCACTGGATTATTAATTTCGTGAGCAACCCCAGCCACCATCCGCCCCAAACTTGACATTTTTTCACTCTGAATCAGCTGAGATTGCGTTAGCCGCAGTTCTAAGAGCGTTTGGGAGAGTTGCTCGGCTTGCTGGGCGCTCGTGTGTGCCTGCTGCTGAGTTTGGGCATACAGATTCGCCTGTTGAATAGAAATCGCCAACTGATCGGCAACTGCTTGGGCTAGTTTCTGGTCATTTTTCGACCAATACCGGATTTCGGAACACTGATTGAGATAAAGAATTGCGTGCAGCGTTCCGTTAGCCTGAACTGGCACCGCTAGAGAAGATTTTATCTGAGCTTTTTGGTACTCAAGGTTGGCTTCCCCAACTCGTCCATCTCGCGTAATGTCGGAGATGCTCACCTGTTGACGATGCTGGATCACCCACTGGGTGATTGGGCCGTGAGTATCAAAATCATCGATTGTGGGGGGAAAAGGCTCCCTACACACTTCATAAAGGTGTTTCCGTCTGAAAGCAGCAGAAGAGGGTTGGGGGTTTTGTAGGTGATTCTCCCGCTCAGATACACGGATACTCTCCTGTTCATGACTTTCTACCAGATGAATTAGACACCGATCGGCTGATAATGCTTGCATCAGCTCTCGCGTCGCTTCGGTGAGAATGGTTTCTAGGTCAAAACTTTGCCGGGTAAGACTGGTAATCTGATTCACCAGTTGCTCTCTTTGAGCTTGTTTCTGGGTTTGCTCATAAAGCTGAGCTTGACGGATGGCAATTTCCAGCTGCTGGGCGATCGCTTGCAGAAACTCGATTTCGGAGCTTGACCAAATGCGGGGTTGCTCTGAAATACAGGCAATAAAGCCTATCGAGCCTTCTGACTGCTTTAAGGGAACTAATAAGTTAGCGATCGCACCCTGGAATATAGCCAACTGCGGCGATCGTTGGTCTTTCTTTATCTGCTGTTGGATCAGCCGCAGCTGGGAAAGCCATCGGCTAACTATACCCACCACGCCTGGATTAGAAACTGCTGTTTTGCTGTTGATGATTAATTTGCCAGTAGCGATCGCGGGCGCGATCGCTCCAAACTTTTCTACCGGATAGTATCCCAGTTGAGCATTTTTTCGATTTTGGCGCGATCGCTCTACTACTACTTGCACCCGTTGCGTATCCTCGAAATACCACAAAAAACAACACCTATCCAGGTTTAGCAATGTGGCAATTTCGTCTACCGCCGTTTGCAGAACTACTCTCAATTCCAATGAGTTCCGAATCCGGTCAACGATTTTCTGTAGTAGTGTCCAATGTTTTTGAGGATATGGCATCCAGGCTGCTAGTAATTTGCTTTTTTTAGCAAAAATAGGGAACACAAAGCTTTCCTTGAACAATTCGGGCGCTTGTGGGCTAGTTAAATTTTTATGCAGTGGTTACAAGTCCTTTTGTCAAGTTATTTTGCCCGGTGAAGCTTTGTCAGCATAACGGATCTTTTCCTCCTTAAGTTGTATTCAGATTAACTAATACTCAACTTCGATAGAAGTTTCTTTCCAATTTACAGGGTTTTTTCTTATTTAAAGCTTAAAAAAACTGCATCACTCTTTAGTTATGGATTTTACACTAAAAATAGTATAGACAGAAATTACCGTTCATGCTAAAATTTTTGTGGTTATTTTGGATTTTCAAAAAATTCCAAAACCCCAAGCAAATTCGCTGTCTGGCGAATAAAAGCAAATCCGCAAAGGCAGCGATAAACCGTCAATATCTAAGACAGCTTAGGAAAGGTGAGGCACGCGGAAATCGTCGGGACTCACTCGAAACGGAAACATCACTTCTAGCCGATTGGGCAAAGTGAAGTTCAAAATCCAGAAATCCTCCTTTGTAGGGACAGGAGTTTCAAGCAAAAAATACAATATTGTGATTAAATAGCAAACGATTCCTTCAGTAGCAATCCATAAAAGAGGAGTGTATGAACAAAAAGATACTTAGTTTGGTTTTGGTACTCGGCTTGGCTGCCACCTTGGGAGCTTGTGACCAAACGGGAGGAGGCGGAGAAGGAGCTAGTCCTTCACCCACCGTATCACCCACCGCATCACCTACCACATCTCCTTAGTAATTAAGCTGGGTCTCGCTTCTCATCCCCTGAATGAAGTTCATACCGCCGAAAGGGTATGATTTTCTCCAGTTGGTTAGTTATCCCTAGTCTGAATCTCAGGTTGGTAATCGTTCCTAACATATTAAGTTAGGCATGTACTACCACCTGGGTATCAGATTTTTGATTACCAGCAAATACAAGTTTTATCTCAGATGTAGGCGCAGCTAAATTTTAGGTAATGGCTGACAAGATTTATATGATATTGCGGTAAGCAGCTTTTGGCGCTAAATGCTACTACTGCAATTAGGCAGTCTTGACTATTGTCGAAAACGAGACTGGGGCTGGGATTTAAATAAATTGCCCATCGAGTGAGAATTTAACCCCAGGGCTAGATATTCTCAAGCTAAAACCACTCACCAGGCTGAGGAGAGTTCCGGTGCTTTTGGCAAAATGGGAGCCGGAAGCGATCGCACACTCATCGCCGATTTTAAAATTTTTAGACAGCCATCGTTCTAAACCAGCGCTTTCTTTGCCAGATTCCCAGCTACCGACCGAAGCATTGATGCTGGAATGGTTTGATGAAAGCATAGGCTCCCCACTCGCCTTGGAGAATAGCTGCCCTGGTTAGCCCTTTAGCACTGATTCCCAATTATTGGGAAGAATACCCTTGGTTGTTTGAGCGCATCAAGCAGATTCAACAAATCTGTAACGAACCGCTACCCCTAGGACTTCTGAAGGATGAACGATGAATTAAAAAAAACAAGTTTTTGCCTTTTGCAGCCTTCCACCCCCTCCAACTGGTTCGCCAGCAGGGGAGAGGGGAAAAACTTTTATTGCTGGGGGTTAGGCGGGATTGCCTTTTGTTTTTTACCTTTTGCCTTTTGCCTTCCTTCGTGGGCATTACCACCGCCGGAGGAAGTACCAGAGGAAGTATTGCGGACGGAGATTATTACCGAAGCGCGATCGCCAATTGATGGCAAACCCATCACAGCAGCTGAATACGCCCAGCTGCAAGCCGAGTTGCAAACCATTACCCCAGGGGCATCCCCACTCAATCCTCAACTGCGAGAATTAGTTTTTCTGCTGAGAGTGCGGCAACTACTGCGGAGAATTGGCGTTCCCATCAAATAGCATTTTGTCACTCCCAGCAAGACATCTCAGACTGTTGGGATTGATTCCCCGCCAATAATTTTTTACCTTTGCGCCTTTCTCCTGCGGATACTGGTGACATAATTTGCTATTGTCCCTTAGCAGGATGCAAAATATACAAACATAAAAAAATGTATATAAATATAAAGCACTCTTACATAGAGCGCCTGTAGATGCTTAGAAGCAAAACGACTTTAAGCGAGAGTGGCAGCTACCCTGATGGGTAGTGCAAGCTTCTTATTGAGCGAATCGTCTCAATTCAGTCAAGACCTTTAGGATAAGTAGGTTTATGTCCATGACCATCGCCCCCGAACAGATAGAGCGGATTGTTTGGAATCAACATCAAGACCCATTTGAAATCCTGGGTGCCCATCCCAGCACGCAAAATGGCAAAACCGTCTGGGCAGTTCGAGCCTACCTACCCAATGCGATCGCTGCCTGGGTAGTTCGCCCAGAAGAACGGACTGAATACCCCATGCAATCAGTGCATCATCCCCATTTTTTTGAATGCACCATTGAAACCCCAGAATTAGCAAACTATCAGCTACGAGTTCAAGAAGGAGAACACGAGCGTGTTATCTATGACCCCTACGCCTTCCGTTCTCCCCGCCTCACAGACTTTGACCTGCATCTGTTTGGCGAAGGAAACCATCACCGCATCTACGAGAAACTGGGCGCTCATGCGACAGAAATCGACGGCGTAAAAGGAGTTTACTTTGCTGTCTGGGCCCCAAATGCCCGCAACGTCTCAGTTTTGGGAGATTTTAACCTCTGGGATGGTCGCCAGCATCAAATGCGTAAAGGTTCCACTGGCATCTGGGAACTATTTATCCCTGGTTTGGCTGTCGGGGAACACTACAAATATGAAATCAAAAACATTGATGGTCACATTTACGAGAAATCTGATCCCTACGGGTTTCAACAGGAAGTCCGACCTAAAACTGCATCTATCGTCACTGATCTAGATTCTTACCAATGGAAGGACGAAGAGTGGATGGAGAAGCGCCGCCACACCGAGCCGCTGACTCATCCCATCTCCGTGTATGAAGTTCATCTAGGATCATGGCTGCACGCTTCCTCAGCTGAACCTGCGCGGTTGCCAAATGGCGAAACTGAGGATGTTGTAGTTGTCTCTGACTATAAACCAGGGGCGCGGTTCCTCACCTACCGAGAACTGGCAGAACGACTGATTCCCTACGTCAAAGAGCTGGGATTCACTCACATTGAATTGTTACCAGTAGCAGAGCATCCTTATGATGGCTCCTGGGGCTACCAGGTAACAGGATACTATGCCCCCACTTCCCGCTATGGCACAGCTCAAGACTTCATGTATTTCGTTGACCAGTGCCACCAAAACGGGATAGGGGTAATTGTGGACTGGGTTCCCGGTCACTTCCCCAAAGATGGCCATGGTCTGGCATTCTTCGATGGTACTCACCTCTACGAACACGCAGACCCCCGCAAGGGCGAACACAAAGAATGGGGTACGTTGGTATTTAACTACAATCGCCATGAAGTGCGTAACTTCCTGGTTGCCAATGCCCTGTTCTGGTTTGACAAGTATCACATTGACGGAATTCGCGTGGATGCTGTAGCATCAATGCTCTATTTAGACTATTGCCGTGAAGAGGGGGAATGGCTGACTAACCAGTACGGCGGGCGAGAAAATATTGAGGCAGCTGATTTCCTGCGCCAGACGAATCACACAATTTTTAGCTACTTTCCTGGTATTCTCTCGATTGCGGAAGAATCCACCTCTTGGCCTATGGTGTCTTGGCCTACTTATATGGGGGGGCTGGGTTTTAATTTGAAGTGGAATATGGGCTGGATGCACGATATGTTGGACTATTTCCACATGGACCCGTGGTTCCGCCAATTCCACCAGAACAATATCACTTTCAGTATGTGGTACAACCACAGCGAGAACTTCATGCTGGCCCTGTCTCACGATGAGATAGTCCACGGCAAGAGTAATATAATCGGCAAGATGCCTGGTGATGAGTGGCAGAAGTGCGCTAATGTGCGCTGCCTGTTCGCTTTTATGTTTGCTCACCCAGGCAAGAAAACTCTGTTTATGAGTATGGAGTTTGGGCAGTGGAGTGAGTGGAATGTCTGGGGTGACTTGGAGTGGCATTTGTTGCAGCATGAGCCACACCAAAAACTAAAGCGGTTTATGAGCGAACTCAACCACGTGTATCGCACTGAACCGTCACTTTATACTCAGGATTTCGCTCAGGAAGGTT
This region of Funiculus sociatus GB2-C1 genomic DNA includes:
- the glgB gene encoding 1,4-alpha-glucan branching enzyme, whose product is MSMTIAPEQIERIVWNQHQDPFEILGAHPSTQNGKTVWAVRAYLPNAIAAWVVRPEERTEYPMQSVHHPHFFECTIETPELANYQLRVQEGEHERVIYDPYAFRSPRLTDFDLHLFGEGNHHRIYEKLGAHATEIDGVKGVYFAVWAPNARNVSVLGDFNLWDGRQHQMRKGSTGIWELFIPGLAVGEHYKYEIKNIDGHIYEKSDPYGFQQEVRPKTASIVTDLDSYQWKDEEWMEKRRHTEPLTHPISVYEVHLGSWLHASSAEPARLPNGETEDVVVVSDYKPGARFLTYRELAERLIPYVKELGFTHIELLPVAEHPYDGSWGYQVTGYYAPTSRYGTAQDFMYFVDQCHQNGIGVIVDWVPGHFPKDGHGLAFFDGTHLYEHADPRKGEHKEWGTLVFNYNRHEVRNFLVANALFWFDKYHIDGIRVDAVASMLYLDYCREEGEWLTNQYGGRENIEAADFLRQTNHTIFSYFPGILSIAEESTSWPMVSWPTYMGGLGFNLKWNMGWMHDMLDYFHMDPWFRQFHQNNITFSMWYNHSENFMLALSHDEIVHGKSNIIGKMPGDEWQKCANVRCLFAFMFAHPGKKTLFMSMEFGQWSEWNVWGDLEWHLLQHEPHQKLKRFMSELNHVYRTEPSLYTQDFAQEGFEWIDCTDNRHSVVAFIRRSKDSDEFVVTVCNFTPQPHSHYRVGVPVPGFYTELFNSDAREYGGSNMGNLGGKWTDEWSFHTRPYSLDLCLPPLGVLILKLDPQKTAGAMS
- a CDS encoding GAF domain-containing sensor histidine kinase, with amino-acid sequence MPYPQKHWTLLQKIVDRIRNSLELRVVLQTAVDEIATLLNLDRCCFLWYFEDTQRVQVVVERSRQNRKNAQLGYYPVEKFGAIAPAIATGKLIINSKTAVSNPGVVGIVSRWLSQLRLIQQQIKKDQRSPQLAIFQGAIANLLVPLKQSEGSIGFIACISEQPRIWSSSEIEFLQAIAQQLEIAIRQAQLYEQTQKQAQREQLVNQITSLTRQSFDLETILTEATRELMQALSADRCLIHLVESHEQESIRVSERENHLQNPQPSSAAFRRKHLYEVCREPFPPTIDDFDTHGPITQWVIQHRQQVSISDITRDGRVGEANLEYQKAQIKSSLAVPVQANGTLHAILYLNQCSEIRYWSKNDQKLAQAVADQLAISIQQANLYAQTQQQAHTSAQQAEQLSQTLLELRLTQSQLIQSEKMSSLGRMVAGVAHEINNPVNFIYGNIPYVENYIHDLIRLVQGYQTQYPNRNAELQKLTEQVELDFLLRDLPKILKSMQVGAERIREIVNSLQHFSRLNQASQKSIDIHEALESTLSILYSYLGDEIEVVRHYGDLPPVECYPKPLNQVFMSILMNAIEAISRWSSKEKIIKLRTELVSDGETGEDFVRIAIADNGPGIAHEIQPKIFDPFFTTKDVGQGRGLGLTVSYQTIVSQHQGNLHCHSQPGQGAEFIIEIPLQQPKPLSPSKGEIGDRELATGDWEDTTMKLGMEIRKTPLGKN